The following proteins are encoded in a genomic region of Alphaproteobacteria bacterium:
- the leuS gene encoding leucine--tRNA ligase, whose protein sequence is MTRYNVQAAEAKWQTFWQGRDSFKAAEDPAKPKYYVLSMFPYPSGRIHMGHVRNYTLSDVVARYKRALGFNVLCPMGWDAFGLPAENAARDNKVHPAKWTYDNIAVMRGELQRIGLAIDWSREFATCDAAYYKQQQKLFLDFWRAGLVYRKESWVNWDPVDHTVLANEQVIDGRGWRSGALVEKRKLSQWFLKITDYAEDLLAALKSLDRWPEKVRLMQENWIGKSAGAKLSFKLVERDGGIEVFTTRPDTLFGASFIALSPHHPLAASLAADSSELAGFIAECNRTGTSEAALEAQEKLGYDTGLRVQHPFLKDSRLPVYVANFVLMEYGTGAIFGCPAHDQRDLDFANRYGLPIRPVVIPEDGDRIIISTEAYTGPGRLRHSGFLDGLDVEQGKAAAIKKLEELGAGHGTIQFRLRDWGVSRQRYWGCPIPVIHCGGCGAVPVPEADLPVKLPEDVTFDKPGNPLDHHPSWSKVKCPQCGKDARRETDTCDTFVDSSWYFARFCSPHDDARPVDPAAVDYWLPVDQYVGGVEHAILHLLYARFFTRAMEKTGHLKLAEPFAGLFTQGMICHESYKDDHGRWLYPEEVVKHPDGRATHAETGQPVTLGRVEVMSKSKKNVVPPARIIESYGADTARLFMLSDSPPERDLEWTESGVDGAWRYINRLWRMVSEPSLPLPSKDAPMPENLSAKAQAARRVIHRTIADISQDFERFHFNKAVARARELSNALGELDGPAGGEAWVLREGLEVLAQLLSPMLPHIAEEMWEALGHDVPLCDTPWPKPDPALLTDETVTIAVQVNGKLRATITVPRNSAAKETERLALAEAGVQRALAGAAPRKVIVVPGKIVNVVADVG, encoded by the coding sequence ATGACCCGCTACAACGTCCAGGCCGCCGAAGCCAAATGGCAGACATTCTGGCAAGGCCGGGATAGCTTTAAGGCTGCCGAAGACCCGGCGAAACCGAAATACTATGTGCTGTCGATGTTTCCGTACCCTTCGGGGCGGATTCATATGGGGCATGTGCGCAATTACACGCTTTCCGATGTCGTGGCCCGCTACAAAAGAGCGCTGGGCTTCAACGTCCTTTGCCCGATGGGATGGGACGCCTTCGGCCTGCCCGCCGAGAACGCCGCCCGCGACAATAAGGTGCATCCCGCGAAATGGACTTACGACAATATCGCCGTCATGCGCGGCGAATTGCAGCGCATCGGGCTTGCCATCGACTGGAGCCGGGAATTCGCCACCTGCGACGCCGCCTATTACAAGCAGCAGCAAAAACTGTTCCTCGATTTCTGGCGCGCCGGACTGGTGTACCGCAAGGAATCCTGGGTCAATTGGGACCCGGTCGACCATACGGTTCTGGCCAACGAGCAGGTCATCGACGGACGCGGCTGGCGCAGCGGCGCGCTGGTCGAAAAACGCAAATTGTCGCAATGGTTCCTGAAAATCACCGATTACGCCGAAGATCTGCTCGCGGCGCTGAAGAGCCTCGACCGCTGGCCGGAAAAAGTCCGGCTGATGCAGGAGAACTGGATCGGCAAGTCGGCGGGCGCGAAGCTGTCTTTCAAGCTGGTCGAGCGCGACGGCGGCATCGAGGTTTTCACCACCCGGCCCGACACGCTGTTCGGCGCGTCCTTCATCGCGCTTTCGCCGCATCATCCGCTGGCGGCGTCCTTGGCCGCCGACAGTTCCGAGCTTGCCGGATTCATCGCCGAATGCAACCGCACCGGCACCAGCGAGGCGGCGCTCGAGGCCCAGGAAAAGCTGGGCTATGATACCGGCCTCCGGGTGCAGCATCCTTTCCTTAAAGATTCGCGGCTGCCGGTCTATGTCGCCAATTTCGTGCTGATGGAATACGGCACCGGCGCGATTTTCGGCTGTCCCGCCCACGACCAGCGCGATCTCGATTTCGCCAACCGATACGGCCTGCCGATACGGCCCGTGGTGATTCCCGAAGACGGCGACCGGATCATCATCAGCACCGAGGCCTATACCGGCCCGGGCCGCCTGCGCCATTCCGGATTCCTCGACGGCCTCGATGTCGAGCAGGGCAAAGCCGCCGCGATCAAAAAACTGGAAGAGCTCGGCGCGGGCCACGGCACGATTCAGTTCCGGCTGCGCGACTGGGGCGTCAGCCGCCAGCGCTATTGGGGCTGCCCGATTCCCGTCATCCATTGCGGCGGCTGCGGCGCGGTGCCGGTGCCGGAAGCCGACCTGCCGGTGAAGCTTCCCGAAGACGTGACGTTCGACAAGCCGGGCAATCCGCTCGACCATCACCCGTCCTGGAGCAAGGTCAAATGCCCGCAATGCGGCAAGGATGCGCGGCGCGAGACCGACACCTGCGACACGTTCGTCGACAGCAGCTGGTATTTCGCCCGCTTCTGCTCGCCGCATGACGACGCGCGGCCCGTCGATCCCGCCGCCGTCGATTACTGGCTGCCGGTCGATCAGTATGTCGGCGGCGTCGAGCACGCGATCTTGCATCTGCTTTACGCGCGCTTCTTCACCCGCGCGATGGAAAAGACCGGCCACCTGAAACTTGCCGAGCCGTTCGCGGGCCTGTTCACGCAGGGCATGATCTGCCACGAATCCTACAAAGACGATCACGGCAGATGGCTCTACCCGGAAGAAGTGGTGAAGCACCCCGATGGTCGCGCCACGCATGCCGAAACCGGCCAGCCGGTGACCCTCGGCCGCGTCGAGGTCATGAGCAAATCGAAAAAGAATGTCGTGCCGCCCGCGCGCATCATCGAAAGCTACGGCGCCGATACCGCGCGGCTGTTCATGCTTTCAGATAGTCCGCCCGAGCGCGATCTGGAATGGACCGAAAGCGGCGTCGACGGCGCATGGCGCTATATCAACCGCCTGTGGCGCATGGTCAGCGAGCCGTCCCTGCCGCTGCCGTCCAAAGACGCGCCGATGCCGGAAAATTTAAGCGCGAAGGCGCAGGCGGCGCGGCGCGTCATCCACCGCACCATCGCCGACATCTCGCAGGATTTCGAACGCTTCCATTTCAATAAGGCGGTGGCGCGGGCGCGCGAGCTTTCCAACGCGCTCGGCGAGCTTGACGGCCCGGCGGGCGGCGAAGCCTGGGTATTGCGCGAAGGGCTGGAAGTCCTGGCGCAACTTTTGTCGCCGATGCTGCCGCATATCGCCGAGGAAATGTGGGAAGCGCTGGGCCATGACGTTCCGCTGTGCGACACGCCATGGCCGAAACCGGACCCCGCGCTGCTGACCGACGAGACCGTGACCATCGCGGTGCAGGTCAACGGCAAGCTGCGCGCGACCATCACCGTGCCGCGCAACAGCGCCGCCAAGGAAACCGAACGCCTCGCGCTCGCCGAAGCCGGCGTCCAGCGCGCGCTCGCCGGAGCCGCGCCGCGCAAGGTCATCGTCGTGCCGGGCAAGATCGTGAATGTGGTGGCCGATGTCGGATGA
- the holA gene encoding DNA polymerase III subunit delta produces the protein MKVPSARIESFVKTPPSDLRIAVIFGPDAGAVRLYADSIARSAAADLNDPFRVALLQTDDISADPTLLHDEMAAMALGGGRRLVRVAEADDKLAAPLAKLLQDLPQTDSLLVIEAGDLDKRSKLRALAESAASQIAGLACYPEEGDARMRTIAGMLRERGIKIAPDALPRLAELTPPDRLGLVSELEKLSLYAGEAAAISLSDVEAALGDAAAADTDSLVLAVGDGDFAALDRSLRRLMAEAASPVALLRAAQRHFTRVLEVRIRIENGDSAKDAMNKLQPRVFWKYEAQFSRQAQKWSSAKIMRALAALTDAEAKCKRTGMPDAALCQQLFVTLARAA, from the coding sequence ATGAAAGTGCCGTCCGCCCGCATCGAATCCTTCGTCAAGACACCGCCGTCCGACTTGCGTATCGCGGTGATTTTCGGCCCCGACGCGGGCGCGGTGCGCCTTTACGCCGACAGCATCGCCCGCAGCGCCGCCGCCGATCTCAACGATCCGTTCCGCGTCGCGCTGCTGCAGACCGACGACATAAGCGCCGACCCCACCTTGCTGCACGACGAAATGGCGGCGATGGCGCTGGGCGGCGGGCGGCGCCTGGTGCGCGTGGCCGAGGCGGACGACAAGCTGGCCGCGCCGCTGGCGAAATTGCTGCAGGATCTGCCGCAGACGGATTCCCTGCTGGTGATCGAGGCGGGCGATCTCGACAAGAGATCGAAGCTGCGCGCCCTGGCCGAAAGCGCCGCATCGCAGATCGCCGGTCTTGCCTGCTATCCCGAAGAAGGCGACGCGCGGATGCGGACGATCGCGGGCATGCTGCGCGAGCGGGGAATTAAAATCGCGCCCGACGCGCTGCCGCGCCTCGCCGAGCTTACGCCGCCGGACCGGCTTGGCCTCGTGAGCGAGCTTGAGAAGCTTTCCCTGTATGCGGGCGAGGCCGCGGCGATTTCCCTTAGCGATGTCGAAGCCGCGCTCGGCGACGCGGCGGCGGCCGATACCGACAGCCTGGTTCTGGCGGTCGGCGACGGCGATTTCGCGGCGCTTGACCGCAGCCTGCGCCGCCTGATGGCCGAAGCCGCCTCGCCGGTCGCGCTGCTCCGCGCCGCGCAGCGCCATTTCACGCGCGTGCTCGAAGTCCGGATCCGGATCGAAAACGGCGACAGCGCCAAGGACGCGATGAATAAATTGCAGCCGCGCGTCTTCTGGAAATACGAAGCCCAATTCTCGCGCCAGGCGCAAAAATGGAGCAGCGCCAAAATCATGCGCGCGCTCGCCGCGCTGACCGACGCCGAAGCCAAATGCAAGCGCACCGGCATGCCTGACGCCGCGCTATGCCAGCAATTATTCGTGACGCTGGCGCGGGCGGCCTGA
- a CDS encoding methyltransferase regulatory domain-containing protein yields MQQHIDLGPVEISYAAALRGVRPKGSSQSFRYIRAGRMDADEMLCLAASNPEGEFLFIDENASQAAEAQRRARDLHLANAEFIGMSLAKLEDALAAGTHFIAAADYFCVDLSYDVADNASYAHQLAGSLVRPGGLFVIRYAPFASARDSLHFMTAEFAPELKPSQHTEFLHELKQLGHAYFAQHPEDSAALDNALGAQNPEKFLNEFAVATKPQSRTIATLASMVPQKFAFVGDARFSANYLEMMVPKPSQEILYSLRGHLLYEVIKDFSAAHAFRTDIWIRQPGDFTGDLAQLYGNFFYGLTDMTGPVPETIMAGGQSLDLSAPILAALLKFMHVMPLTVGDFLDHPDGREFKPLDVVMAVQMLVACGIAAPMRGSFAGLGQIDYRYPRLAGLFNQQLRAEPLHGMSATLASTVAGRPVKLELPEALVLQAVGRVGFEESAGALMTELQRVAGNPAQARLVFPFALTPEHHFAESMIRRVCERNIVNWYALGVLDAA; encoded by the coding sequence ATGCAACAACATATCGATCTCGGGCCGGTTGAAATCAGCTACGCCGCGGCTTTGCGGGGCGTCAGGCCAAAAGGTTCGAGCCAGTCTTTCCGTTATATACGCGCCGGCCGCATGGACGCGGATGAAATGCTATGCCTCGCGGCCAGCAATCCCGAAGGCGAATTCCTGTTCATCGACGAGAATGCGAGCCAGGCCGCCGAAGCGCAGCGCCGGGCGCGCGATCTTCATCTTGCCAATGCCGAGTTTATCGGCATGAGTCTGGCGAAGCTCGAGGACGCGCTGGCGGCCGGCACCCATTTCATCGCCGCCGCCGACTATTTCTGCGTCGACCTGAGCTATGACGTGGCCGATAACGCCTCCTACGCGCACCAGCTTGCCGGCTCGCTGGTGCGGCCCGGCGGCCTGTTCGTCATTCGCTACGCGCCCTTCGCCAGCGCCCGGGACAGCCTGCATTTCATGACGGCGGAATTCGCTCCGGAACTAAAACCGAGCCAGCATACCGAATTTCTGCATGAATTGAAGCAGCTCGGCCATGCCTATTTCGCGCAGCATCCCGAGGACTCGGCCGCGCTCGACAACGCGCTGGGCGCCCAGAATCCCGAAAAATTCCTGAACGAATTCGCCGTGGCCACCAAGCCGCAATCGAGGACCATCGCCACGCTCGCTTCCATGGTGCCGCAGAAGTTCGCCTTTGTCGGCGACGCCCGTTTCTCCGCCAACTATCTCGAAATGATGGTGCCGAAGCCGTCGCAGGAAATACTTTATTCGCTTCGCGGGCATCTGCTGTACGAGGTCATCAAGGACTTCTCGGCGGCCCATGCTTTCCGCACCGACATCTGGATCAGGCAGCCGGGCGATTTCACCGGCGACCTCGCGCAGCTTTACGGCAATTTTTTCTACGGCCTTACCGACATGACGGGACCAGTGCCGGAAACCATCATGGCCGGAGGGCAGAGTCTCGATCTCTCCGCGCCGATCCTCGCGGCGCTGCTCAAATTCATGCATGTGATGCCGCTGACGGTCGGCGATTTCCTCGATCATCCCGACGGCCGCGAGTTTAAGCCTCTCGATGTCGTCATGGCGGTGCAGATGCTGGTCGCCTGCGGCATCGCCGCGCCGATGCGCGGCAGCTTCGCAGGGCTCGGCCAGATCGATTACCGCTATCCCCGCCTTGCCGGGCTGTTCAATCAGCAGCTTCGCGCCGAACCGCTCCATGGCATGAGCGCCACGCTGGCCTCGACGGTCGCGGGGCGTCCGGTCAAGCTGGAACTGCCCGAAGCGCTGGTGCTTCAGGCCGTCGGCCGGGTCGGATTCGAGGAATCCGCCGGGGCGCTGATGACGGAATTGCAGCGCGTCGCGGGCAACCCGGCGCAAGCCCGGCTGGTCTTTCCCTTCGCCCTGACGCCCGAGCATCATTTCGCCGAAAGCATGATCCGGCGGGTTTGCGAGCGCAATATCGTGAACTGGTATGCGCTGGGCGTGCTGGACGCGGCATAG
- a CDS encoding DNA polymerase III subunit chi — protein sequence MAEISFYHLTQSSLEQALPELLEKTLERGWRAVVMAGSAERVEALAQFLWTYRQDSFLPHGSDKDGDAEDQPVWLTHRDERPNGAQVLFLVDGAQSEKLADYARVCDLFDGNDDAAVAGARTRWKAAQEGGHDLSYWQQGERGWEKKAS from the coding sequence ATGGCGGAAATCAGCTTCTATCACCTGACGCAATCGTCGCTCGAACAGGCGCTGCCGGAACTGCTGGAAAAGACGCTCGAACGCGGCTGGCGCGCGGTGGTGATGGCCGGATCGGCGGAGCGCGTCGAGGCGCTGGCGCAATTTTTGTGGACGTACCGCCAGGACAGCTTTCTGCCGCACGGCAGCGACAAGGACGGAGACGCCGAAGACCAGCCGGTCTGGCTTACGCATCGCGACGAGCGCCCGAACGGCGCGCAGGTTTTATTCCTGGTCGATGGCGCGCAATCGGAAAAACTGGCGGACTATGCCCGGGTCTGCGACCTGTTCGACGGCAATGACGATGCCGCCGTCGCGGGCGCGCGCACGCGCTGGAAAGCCGCGCAGGAAGGCGGCCACGACCTCAGCTATTGGCAGCAGGGCGAGCGCGGCTGGGAGAAGAAAGCCTCATGA
- the mltG gene encoding endolytic transglycosylase MltG, producing MTEPPEKTPLPESTEERRFAWGALFGVMALGGFLCALALAASLLVPGPAIAPQTVMIPKNSGAREIGRILENSGIVYHHLHFALAARAIARGTLRAGEYEFPAAAPILDIIAKMQAGETVVHRLTIPEGLTAAEIVALVKTDEALAGEVSAIPEEGTLLPSTYHFSRGDLRQDLLARMEKLEASLLRELWEKRDPGLPFATPEEARVLASIVEKETGHEGERPRVAGLFINRLRQGMKLQADPTVIYALTQGRGPLDRPLSHADLAFDSPYNTYVAAGLPPKPIANPGRAALEAVMHPEKHGFLYFVADGSGGHVFSRTLEEHNINVANWRRLEKR from the coding sequence TTGACCGAGCCGCCTGAAAAAACACCGCTGCCTGAAAGCACGGAAGAGCGCCGCTTCGCATGGGGCGCCCTGTTCGGCGTTATGGCGCTGGGAGGATTTCTTTGCGCGCTGGCGCTGGCGGCGTCGCTGCTCGTCCCCGGCCCCGCCATCGCGCCGCAGACCGTCATGATTCCGAAAAACAGCGGCGCGCGGGAAATCGGCCGCATCCTGGAAAACAGCGGCATTGTTTATCACCATCTGCATTTCGCGCTGGCGGCGCGTGCGATCGCGCGCGGCACGCTGCGGGCCGGCGAGTACGAGTTTCCGGCCGCCGCGCCCATTCTCGATATCATCGCCAAGATGCAGGCGGGCGAGACGGTGGTGCATCGCCTGACGATTCCGGAGGGGCTGACGGCGGCGGAGATCGTCGCGCTGGTCAAGACCGACGAGGCGCTGGCGGGCGAGGTGAGCGCGATTCCCGAGGAAGGCACGCTGCTGCCCAGCACCTATCATTTCAGCCGGGGCGACTTGCGCCAGGATTTGCTTGCGCGGATGGAAAAGCTCGAAGCGTCTTTGCTGCGCGAATTATGGGAGAAGCGCGATCCCGGCCTGCCCTTCGCCACGCCGGAGGAAGCGCGCGTTCTGGCTTCGATCGTGGAAAAGGAAACCGGCCATGAGGGCGAAAGGCCGCGCGTCGCCGGGCTGTTCATCAACCGGCTGCGCCAGGGCATGAAATTGCAGGCCGATCCCACGGTCATCTACGCGCTGACCCAGGGGCGCGGGCCGCTCGACCGCCCGCTGTCCCATGCCGATCTCGCGTTCGACTCGCCTTACAACACCTATGTCGCCGCGGGCCTGCCGCCGAAGCCGATCGCCAATCCCGGACGCGCCGCGCTCGAAGCGGTGATGCATCCCGAAAAGCACGGTTTTCTTTATTTCGTCGCCGACGGCAGCGGCGGGCATGTTTTTTCCCGGACGCTCGAAGAACATAATATCAATGTCGCCAACTGGCGGCGGCTGGAGAAAAGATAG
- a CDS encoding Rid family hydrolase, protein MKPIHSEKAPKPNGHYSQGILAGSTLYLSTQLPADDGTPGFWQSPTRQTQSVMESLLAVVAEAGGSAASFVRVTFYVVNIEDWAEVNGAFADFMGDHKPARGVLPLAALKGGWRVAADAIAVIA, encoded by the coding sequence ATGAAACCCATCCATAGCGAAAAAGCTCCCAAGCCCAACGGCCATTACAGCCAGGGCATCCTGGCGGGATCGACGCTTTATCTTTCGACTCAGCTTCCCGCCGATGACGGCACGCCGGGATTCTGGCAATCGCCCACGCGGCAGACGCAGAGCGTGATGGAATCCCTGCTGGCCGTCGTCGCCGAAGCGGGCGGCAGCGCCGCAAGCTTCGTGCGCGTCACTTTCTATGTCGTGAATATCGAAGATTGGGCGGAAGTGAACGGCGCTTTCGCCGATTTCATGGGCGATCATAAGCCGGCTCGCGGCGTGCTGCCACTCGCGGCGCTCAAGGGCGGCTGGCGCGTGGCCGCCGATGCCATAGCAGTCATCGCATGA
- a CDS encoding DUF3576 domain-containing protein, whose protein sequence is MQKYAIINHGFPKIHRRLIALAVAACLLSACGSGVNTEAKFPDKKKDEEYKQGSLLSDEGGMLLFGPDKAKDGGASGITVNAYLWRAALDTVSFMPLLAADPFGGTILTDWYASPGNPNERMKLNVFILDRELRADGVRVKAFKQIRAEPQGWADAAVEPSVATALEEAVLTRARQMKVAQKQKPDNK, encoded by the coding sequence ATGCAAAAATATGCAATTATTAACCACGGCTTCCCGAAGATTCACCGTCGGCTGATCGCGCTCGCGGTCGCCGCATGTCTGCTTTCCGCCTGCGGTTCCGGCGTGAATACCGAAGCTAAATTCCCCGACAAGAAGAAGGACGAGGAATATAAGCAGGGCAGCCTGCTGTCCGACGAAGGCGGCATGCTGCTTTTCGGTCCCGATAAAGCCAAGGACGGCGGCGCGAGCGGCATCACCGTCAATGCCTATCTGTGGCGCGCCGCGCTCGATACGGTCAGCTTCATGCCGTTGCTCGCCGCCGATCCTTTCGGCGGAACGATCCTGACCGACTGGTACGCGTCGCCCGGCAATCCCAATGAAAGAATGAAGCTGAACGTATTCATCCTCGACCGCGAGCTTCGCGCGGACGGCGTCCGGGTGAAGGCTTTCAAGCAAATCCGCGCCGAGCCGCAAGGCTGGGCCGATGCCGCCGTCGAGCCTAGCGTCGCCACGGCGCTCGAGGAAGCCGTCCTGACGCGCGCGCGGCAGATGAAGGTGGCGCAGAAGCAGAAGCCGGACAATAAATGA
- a CDS encoding flagellin — MISGVSNLSILSQATRSLNTGQENMADLTQQLASGRKTSDITDYSVFDARTLLSSRDLQDKSTAYIAAIHSVSPRLSVYQSTLSSLTTLTTNIQSLINNTQNATAAQEQGLPAQISAAIDQVEYYLNQKVGDRYIYSGTRYTQKPIGDIAALPTPPAETFPAVSGTLPPYDGAAPGTDAKAYAQDKVMIDDNLQLNYGIPSTSLGIQNMIQGLRFALSATKDSANYDTYMAQAQSYLGTAVNGLRNLEAQTAGNQKILAQAEADQKSTINLLQTRIGNIQNVDLNEVSVKINAYQTQLNASYAATAKLINMSILNYL; from the coding sequence ATGATCAGCGGCGTCAGCAATCTCAGCATTTTAAGCCAGGCGACCCGGTCGCTCAACACCGGCCAGGAAAACATGGCCGATCTTACCCAGCAGCTCGCGAGCGGGCGCAAGACGAGCGACATTACCGATTATTCGGTCTTCGACGCGCGCACGCTGCTCAGCAGCCGCGATCTGCAGGATAAATCCACCGCCTATATCGCCGCGATTCACAGCGTCAGCCCGCGCCTCTCGGTTTATCAGAGCACGCTCTCCAGCCTCACGACATTGACCACCAATATCCAGAGCCTGATCAACAATACGCAGAACGCCACGGCGGCGCAGGAGCAAGGCTTGCCCGCGCAAATCAGCGCCGCCATCGATCAGGTGGAATATTATCTCAACCAGAAGGTCGGCGACCGGTACATCTATTCCGGGACGCGCTATACCCAGAAGCCGATCGGCGACATCGCCGCCTTGCCCACGCCGCCGGCCGAGACCTTTCCCGCCGTCAGCGGCACGCTGCCGCCCTATGACGGCGCCGCGCCGGGCACCGACGCCAAGGCCTATGCTCAAGACAAGGTGATGATCGACGACAACCTGCAACTGAATTACGGCATCCCCTCGACCTCCCTGGGCATCCAGAACATGATCCAGGGGCTGCGTTTCGCCCTGTCCGCCACGAAGGACAGCGCCAATTACGATACCTATATGGCGCAGGCGCAGAGCTATTTGGGAACCGCCGTCAATGGCCTGCGCAATCTCGAGGCCCAGACGGCGGGCAACCAGAAGATCCTGGCTCAAGCGGAAGCGGATCAGAAATCCACCATCAATCTTTTGCAGACCCGGATCGGCAATATCCAGAATGTCGATCTTAACGAAGTGTCAGTAAAGATCAATGCATACCAGACTCAACTCAATGCTTCTTACGCGGCGACGGCAAAACTTATCAATATGTCGATCCTGAATTATCTATAG
- the lptE gene encoding LPS assembly lipoprotein LptE, with amino-acid sequence MSDDRHRMFDIGRWGTPVAARPLLIAICFLLAGCGFHPLYGNIGGTGKAATELGQVQIGNIPDRSGQMMRNFLIDKMYLEGRPVSPRYELAISLTETAVDLGIRKDATASRAQLNLVARYAMTDIDSGKRLVKGEAKSTVSYSKLDAQYANLVSSEDARARALREASDQIVNRLALYFEDRDETHP; translated from the coding sequence ATGTCGGATGATCGCCATCGCATGTTCGATATCGGACGATGGGGAACGCCGGTTGCCGCCCGGCCCCTCCTTATTGCCATCTGTTTTCTGTTGGCGGGCTGCGGCTTCCACCCGCTTTACGGCAATATCGGCGGCACCGGCAAAGCCGCGACCGAACTCGGCCAGGTGCAAATCGGCAATATTCCCGACCGTTCGGGACAAATGATGCGCAATTTCCTGATCGACAAAATGTATCTGGAAGGCCGCCCAGTATCGCCGCGCTATGAGCTGGCTATCTCGCTCACCGAAACCGCCGTCGATCTCGGCATCCGCAAGGACGCCACCGCGTCGCGGGCGCAGCTCAACCTCGTCGCGCGCTATGCGATGACCGATATCGACAGCGGCAAGCGATTGGTGAAAGGGGAGGCTAAATCCACGGTGAGCTACAGCAAGCTCGACGCGCAATACGCCAACCTCGTCTCGTCCGAAGACGCGCGCGCGCGCGCGCTGCGCGAGGCCAGCGACCAGATCGTCAACCGCCTGGCGCTTTATTTCGAAGACCGCGATGAAACCCATCCATAG
- a CDS encoding tetratricopeptide repeat protein, with protein MPTGKPAAQIEEAMELHRRGDVGAAAALYRKIIDADPANADAWQLLGVVARQMGKTDLALRLIAEALKLNPRHAPALANHALLLREGGDLDAARKQAEAAVEADRHYPEAHTALAGALQAQRDFAGALRHYEIAALRKTGDPDLYNNIAIARQRLGLLAEAYDAVAQALKLKPGLARLHHTRGNILRAAGYPDLACDAFAEALRLDPGLKETEVNAAMTHLLIGDFPRGWELFDRRGKADARHESLTRWRGEKNASIHLLIHAEQGLGDTIQFSRLVFWARGHIGRIILEVQKPLRSLIAASFPDMDVIASEDDIPAGATHHCRLLDIAGMMALDGGNIPGAVPYIKAPPLAEPPRLLLAGRKKPVIGLVWAGNPGHLNDANRSLKLQQLAPALSPFAAHMVSLQKGPQAEELASSGLDIADGGALLDDFSATAAMLDGIDLLISVDTSVAHLAGALGRPVWVMLPYDPDWRWLLERQDAPWYPSARLYRQAAPGDWAEPLGNMAGDLAAFIGGDPSVLQPTVWDHLPARRPRTPLKLPGLDAGESS; from the coding sequence ATGCCGACCGGTAAGCCCGCCGCCCAGATCGAAGAAGCCATGGAACTGCACCGGCGCGGCGATGTCGGCGCGGCGGCGGCGCTTTACCGGAAAATCATCGATGCCGACCCGGCCAATGCGGACGCATGGCAGCTTCTGGGGGTCGTGGCGCGGCAGATGGGCAAGACCGATCTTGCGCTGCGGCTGATCGCCGAGGCCCTCAAGCTCAATCCGCGCCACGCGCCCGCGCTCGCCAATCACGCGCTGCTGCTGCGCGAAGGCGGCGATCTCGATGCCGCCAGGAAACAGGCGGAAGCGGCGGTCGAGGCCGATCGGCATTATCCCGAGGCGCATACGGCGCTGGCGGGGGCGCTGCAGGCGCAGCGGGATTTCGCGGGCGCGCTGCGGCATTATGAAATCGCGGCGCTGCGGAAAACCGGCGATCCCGACCTTTATAACAACATCGCCATCGCCCGGCAGCGGCTCGGGCTTCTGGCCGAGGCTTACGATGCGGTGGCGCAAGCCTTGAAATTGAAGCCCGGCCTCGCCCGCCTGCACCATACGCGGGGCAATATCCTGCGCGCGGCGGGCTATCCCGATCTCGCCTGCGACGCGTTCGCCGAAGCCCTGCGCCTCGATCCGGGGCTGAAGGAAACGGAAGTCAACGCCGCGATGACGCATCTTTTGATCGGGGATTTTCCGCGCGGCTGGGAATTGTTCGACCGGCGCGGCAAGGCGGACGCGCGGCATGAGAGCTTGACGCGCTGGCGGGGCGAGAAAAACGCGTCGATCCATTTGCTGATCCATGCCGAACAGGGACTCGGCGATACGATTCAATTCTCGCGCCTGGTCTTCTGGGCGCGCGGGCATATTGGCCGCATCATCCTCGAAGTGCAAAAGCCGCTGCGCTCGCTGATCGCGGCGTCGTTCCCGGACATGGATGTCATTGCGTCCGAGGACGATATCCCGGCGGGCGCGACGCATCATTGCCGTTTGCTGGATATCGCCGGGATGATGGCGCTCGACGGCGGCAATATTCCGGGCGCGGTTCCCTACATCAAGGCGCCGCCGCTGGCCGAGCCGCCGCGACTGTTGCTGGCGGGACGGAAAAAGCCCGTCATCGGCCTGGTCTGGGCGGGCAATCCCGGCCATCTGAACGACGCCAACCGTTCGCTGAAACTGCAGCAGCTCGCGCCCGCGCTGTCGCCTTTCGCCGCGCATATGGTTTCGCTGCAAAAAGGCCCGCAGGCCGAGGAGCTGGCATCGTCGGGCCTCGATATCGCCGACGGCGGCGCGCTGCTCGATGATTTCTCGGCGACGGCGGCGATGCTGGACGGCATCGACCTGCTGATCAGCGTCGATACGTCGGTCGCGCATCTCGCGGGCGCGCTTGGCCGTCCGGTCTGGGTAATGCTGCCTTACGATCCCGATTGGCGCTGGCTGCTGGAGCGGCAGGATGCGCCCTGGTATCCTTCGGCGCGGCTCTATCGCCAGGCGGCGCCGGGCGATTGGGCGGAGCCGCTCGGAAATATGGCGGGTGATCTTGCTGCCTTCATCGGAGGCGACCCTTCCGTTCTGCAACCAACGGTTTGGGATCACCTTCCGGCGCGCCGCCCGCGTACGCCGCTCAAACTGCCCGGATTGGACGCGGGCGAATCTTCATGA